A portion of the Pseudarthrobacter sp. L1SW genome contains these proteins:
- a CDS encoding Rv3654c family TadE-like protein encodes MHRRAQAGGRERGSGTVLASGLALVVMMAMALMLLLAQSAVLASRAASAADLAALAAADALRGVTDGEPCTVASQVAARHGATVLGCAEGAGQTVEVRTELVERTVFGTATGRSRAGPPP; translated from the coding sequence TTGCATCGGCGGGCCCAGGCCGGAGGCCGGGAGCGCGGTTCCGGGACAGTTTTGGCGTCCGGCCTCGCCCTGGTGGTGATGATGGCCATGGCGCTGATGCTGCTGCTGGCACAGTCGGCCGTCCTGGCAAGCAGGGCCGCGTCCGCTGCCGACCTCGCGGCGCTTGCGGCGGCCGATGCCCTCCGGGGCGTTACTGACGGGGAACCCTGCACCGTTGCGTCCCAGGTTGCCGCCCGGCATGGGGCCACGGTCCTTGGCTGCGCCGAGGGTGCAGGGCAGACGGTCGAGGTCAGGACGGAACTGGTGGAGCGGACCGTGTTCGGGACAGCAACCGGGCGTTCGCGTGCGGGTCCGCCGCCCTGA
- a CDS encoding TadE family type IV pilus minor pilin translates to MTAEFAVTLPAVLLLLAMLLSGASAGVTQLRLEEGARAGARALARGDDSATVEKIVHTLTGGSASAAVSADGEWLNVTVSGRVGGPLGSSIPWLLTARASTRTETAG, encoded by the coding sequence GTGACGGCCGAGTTCGCCGTCACGCTGCCTGCGGTCCTGCTGCTGTTGGCCATGCTGCTCTCAGGTGCCTCCGCCGGGGTCACCCAGTTGCGGCTGGAGGAGGGAGCACGCGCCGGTGCCCGGGCCCTGGCCCGCGGTGATGATTCAGCCACTGTGGAAAAAATCGTCCATACCCTGACGGGCGGGTCCGCGTCGGCGGCGGTATCGGCCGACGGGGAGTGGCTCAACGTCACCGTCAGCGGCCGCGTGGGCGGCCCCCTGGGATCGTCCATCCCCTGGTTGCTCACTGCCAGGGCCTCCACCCGCACCGAGACGGCCGGATGA
- a CDS encoding DUF4244 domain-containing protein: MSTHYRRHYADGSAALAAGRSAAREHRTSIHRPGAAGNSSLPANLVELYPGLKVPSSPNRGTRLLGSEAGTATAEYAIATLAAVGFAGLLVFILRSEEVRGFLLTLIRTALALP, encoded by the coding sequence ATGTCCACTCATTACCGCCGCCACTACGCCGACGGGTCCGCCGCGCTCGCCGCTGGCCGTTCTGCCGCACGGGAGCACCGAACCAGCATCCACCGCCCGGGCGCGGCTGGAAACAGTTCCCTGCCAGCCAACCTGGTGGAACTGTACCCGGGCCTGAAGGTTCCATCCAGCCCCAATCGGGGTACGCGGCTCCTGGGATCGGAGGCGGGAACGGCAACGGCCGAATACGCCATAGCCACTCTCGCTGCCGTGGGCTTTGCGGGGCTGCTGGTCTTCATCCTCCGCAGCGAGGAGGTCCGCGGCTTCCTGCTGACCCTGATCCGCACGGCGCTGGCCCTGCCATGA
- a CDS encoding type II secretion system F family protein: MTWPAPSALALFLMLAAAAALVCAGRGSPGKRLRSVSGNPSMRDAPAGSGGPLPRGAPEGLRDTAMMLELVAAMLDAGSGIGRALDLVSASASARYGDALRPVVAALAIGADWETAWRSSAVRLPEVLELRDALGFAALTGAPSSAILYAQAARLRRERFRAAEKRAASLGVKLVVPLGLCSLPAFICLGVVPVLLALVPSG; the protein is encoded by the coding sequence ATGACCTGGCCTGCCCCTTCGGCACTCGCCCTCTTCCTTATGCTGGCCGCGGCGGCCGCCCTGGTGTGTGCCGGGAGGGGCAGCCCGGGAAAGAGGCTCCGTTCGGTGTCCGGCAACCCCTCGATGAGGGACGCGCCGGCCGGCTCCGGAGGACCGCTGCCGCGCGGGGCGCCGGAGGGCCTGAGGGATACCGCCATGATGCTGGAACTCGTGGCCGCCATGCTGGATGCTGGATCGGGCATCGGCCGTGCACTGGACCTGGTGTCAGCCTCCGCTTCCGCCAGGTACGGCGATGCGCTCAGGCCGGTGGTGGCGGCCCTGGCGATCGGGGCCGACTGGGAAACCGCCTGGCGCAGCAGCGCCGTCCGCCTGCCGGAGGTCCTGGAACTGCGGGATGCGCTGGGGTTCGCGGCCCTGACCGGTGCGCCGTCGTCGGCGATCCTTTACGCCCAAGCTGCCCGGCTCCGCCGCGAGCGGTTCCGGGCGGCAGAAAAACGCGCCGCGTCGCTCGGCGTGAAGCTGGTGGTTCCGCTGGGCCTGTGTTCCCTGCCGGCCTTCATCTGCCTGGGCGTAGTCCCGGTGCTGCTTGCGCTGGTGCCTTCGGGCTAA
- a CDS encoding TadA family conjugal transfer-associated ATPase, with product MRPGAIPAADTREGVDVGLLESVRESMMADAAAVTPSRVAAAVQATGKLLGTAGSLAAVERISAELNGLGPLQSLTRDPAVTDIFVNAPDSVWVDRGRGIERVPLAFDHEAQLRALACRLVAAGGRRLDDGSPCVDVRLAGGYRVHAVLPPVSTAGTLLSIRIRRERVFTMDELRAGGMFSSGLQHVLERVVERRLSFLISGATGSGKTTLLSTLLGLCSPSERLVLIEDASELNPVHPHVVSLESRHGNLEGGGEVDLGDLVRQALRMRPDRLVVGECRGAEVRELLTAMNTGHTGGGGTIHANTATAVPARLTALGALAGLSPDGVRLQAASALDVVIHVERTPRCREVACVGVVGGGPDGLTVLPALESGEGPAGKGPAWPVLAERLGLGRGEVE from the coding sequence ATCCGGCCGGGAGCCATCCCTGCGGCAGACACCCGTGAGGGAGTGGACGTGGGCCTACTCGAATCGGTGCGCGAGTCCATGATGGCTGACGCGGCAGCCGTGACACCTTCCCGGGTGGCGGCTGCGGTGCAGGCCACCGGCAAACTGCTGGGCACCGCGGGATCCCTCGCCGCCGTGGAACGGATCAGCGCCGAGCTGAACGGGCTGGGCCCTCTCCAAAGCCTCACCCGCGACCCCGCAGTGACGGACATCTTCGTGAACGCCCCGGACTCTGTCTGGGTTGACAGGGGTCGCGGGATAGAGCGCGTGCCGCTGGCCTTCGACCATGAAGCCCAGCTGCGGGCCTTGGCCTGCCGGCTGGTGGCCGCCGGCGGCAGGAGACTGGATGACGGCTCGCCCTGCGTTGATGTGCGGCTGGCCGGCGGTTACCGGGTCCACGCCGTGCTGCCGCCGGTCTCTACGGCGGGAACGCTGCTGAGCATCAGGATCCGGCGGGAACGGGTGTTCACCATGGATGAGCTCCGGGCGGGCGGGATGTTCAGTTCCGGACTGCAGCATGTCCTGGAACGGGTGGTGGAGCGCAGGTTGAGCTTCCTGATCAGCGGTGCCACCGGGTCCGGCAAGACCACCCTGCTTTCCACCCTGCTGGGGCTGTGCTCTCCCTCAGAGCGGTTGGTCCTGATCGAGGACGCGTCCGAACTGAACCCTGTCCACCCGCACGTCGTTTCGCTGGAATCCCGCCACGGAAACCTGGAGGGTGGCGGCGAAGTGGACCTGGGGGATCTTGTCCGGCAGGCCTTGCGGATGCGTCCGGACCGGCTGGTGGTTGGTGAATGCCGGGGCGCCGAAGTGCGGGAGCTGCTGACGGCCATGAACACCGGCCACACCGGAGGGGGCGGGACCATCCACGCCAATACCGCCACCGCTGTTCCGGCCAGGCTCACAGCCCTCGGCGCGCTGGCGGGACTGAGCCCCGACGGCGTACGGCTCCAGGCGGCAAGCGCGCTGGACGTGGTGATCCACGTTGAACGGACGCCCCGGTGCCGGGAAGTAGCGTGCGTGGGTGTGGTGGGAGGCGGGCCGGACGGCCTGACGGTTCTGCCTGCCCTGGAAAGTGGTGAAGGCCCGGCAGGCAAAGGCCCGGCGTGGCCGGTCCTGGCGGAACGCCTGGGACTGGGCCGGGGAGAGGTCGAATGA
- the ssd gene encoding septum site-determining protein Ssd: protein MPDSGDEVLLVTSSAVLRSEVERIVAAAGAQLRTAADAAEAGRYWDGAAAVLVGSDVRELPPRRRGPAVLVGLDGEGDSLWHLAAVLGAERVAVLPDAAAWLADHLSRSRSPGPGGLILGVTGGCGGAGATTAAIWIAQAAAGLGARVLLVDGDPWGGGLELALAAEEDPGLRWPDLSEARGSIDPVQLADSLPVAGGFSFLSWPASREQPVPVAAATTAGVLDAARRGYELVVVDIGRGAEPINTFAWDCDRITMVVPAQLKAAVAAVRLLQEFPPVEASLLVRGKHGAALDAALIAEAIGLPVQGRVPELRGVPAAMESGRLLELGKRRSVRHFAASVLDLLGDDLPAGDLE from the coding sequence CTGCCGGACAGCGGCGATGAGGTGTTGCTGGTGACCTCGTCCGCTGTCCTCCGTTCGGAGGTGGAGCGGATCGTTGCAGCGGCGGGAGCACAGCTGCGCACTGCTGCCGACGCCGCCGAGGCAGGCAGGTACTGGGACGGGGCGGCAGCAGTCCTGGTGGGAAGCGACGTCCGCGAACTGCCTCCCCGGCGCCGTGGACCCGCAGTCCTGGTGGGCCTTGATGGTGAAGGGGACAGTCTGTGGCACCTTGCCGCGGTCCTTGGAGCCGAACGCGTGGCTGTGCTGCCGGACGCTGCAGCCTGGCTTGCTGACCATCTCAGCAGGTCCCGTTCGCCCGGCCCGGGCGGCCTCATCCTCGGCGTGACCGGCGGCTGCGGCGGCGCCGGTGCCACGACCGCAGCCATCTGGATTGCCCAGGCCGCGGCCGGGCTGGGGGCCCGGGTGCTCCTGGTGGACGGTGACCCCTGGGGCGGCGGGCTGGAGCTCGCCCTCGCCGCCGAAGAAGACCCCGGCCTGCGCTGGCCCGACCTTTCCGAAGCCAGGGGCAGCATCGATCCCGTCCAACTCGCGGACTCCCTGCCTGTTGCAGGAGGGTTCTCGTTCCTGTCCTGGCCCGCCAGCCGTGAGCAGCCGGTGCCCGTCGCCGCAGCCACCACCGCCGGAGTCCTTGATGCCGCCCGCCGCGGCTATGAGCTGGTAGTGGTGGACATCGGCCGGGGAGCGGAGCCGATCAACACGTTCGCCTGGGACTGCGACCGCATCACCATGGTGGTTCCGGCGCAGCTGAAGGCTGCTGTCGCAGCGGTGCGGCTGCTCCAGGAATTTCCGCCGGTGGAGGCTTCCCTCCTTGTCCGTGGCAAGCACGGGGCGGCACTGGATGCTGCCCTCATTGCCGAAGCCATCGGCCTTCCCGTCCAGGGGCGCGTGCCTGAGCTGCGGGGTGTCCCGGCCGCCATGGAGTCGGGCCGCCTCCTTGAGCTGGGCAAACGGCGGAGCGTCAGGCACTTCGCCGCCTCCGTGCTGGATCTGCTGGGAGACGACCTGCCCGCCGGGGACCTCGAGTGA
- a CDS encoding bifunctional 3'-5' exonuclease/DNA polymerase, translating into MYLLLAAHPHGAALQELSQAGDPLPSTPEPRLISTGDLAAVVHDLEHRRPNGQPPRWIWHRTQDWYPALLAAGVELERCHDLSLCANILAFSRFTAHTDYARNADRVVVEDPLLPPKALQPPPPPADQGALFEDPVTGPVAGRTPEELRAEYAAQQTALASVSQAENLRNRLQLLLAAESAGAMIAAEMQHAGVPWREDLHEQILAGHLGPRPAVGQRPAKLEALNQELRGLLNSPTLNPDSPQDLMRALHRNGIEVKSTRKWELRESSHPAIEPLLAYKQLSRLHTANGWSWLDAWVAGGRFRPEYVVGGVVSGRWASRGGGALQIPRQIRGAVHADPGYKLIVADASQLEPRVLAALARDSSMAEAARDQDLYAGIAAKGFGGDRAKAKMALLGAMYGATSGEAGRLMPQLAKTYPRAVDFVEQAARAGESGGTVTTRLGRSSPPPSERWFQSQRSATAEEQRQAESIARSRGRFTRNFVVQGSAADWAACWLAELRRRLRTLRKDRRLNAELVFFLHDEVMVHAPVEAVDACMEAIEDAARAAKELLFGRIPVEFPVSVAVVDSYDHAK; encoded by the coding sequence ATGTACCTGCTGCTCGCCGCCCACCCCCATGGCGCCGCCCTGCAGGAACTCTCCCAGGCGGGAGACCCCCTGCCGTCCACCCCGGAGCCAAGGCTTATCAGCACAGGCGACCTTGCCGCCGTCGTGCATGACCTGGAACACAGGAGGCCGAACGGGCAGCCGCCCCGCTGGATCTGGCACCGCACCCAGGATTGGTACCCTGCCCTGCTGGCGGCCGGCGTCGAGCTGGAGAGGTGCCATGACCTCAGCCTGTGCGCCAACATCCTGGCCTTTTCCCGCTTCACCGCCCACACGGACTATGCCCGGAACGCGGACAGGGTGGTTGTTGAGGACCCGCTCCTGCCTCCCAAAGCGCTGCAGCCCCCGCCTCCCCCGGCAGACCAGGGCGCCCTGTTCGAGGATCCCGTCACCGGCCCCGTCGCCGGCCGTACCCCCGAAGAGCTGCGAGCCGAATACGCTGCCCAGCAGACGGCACTGGCCTCGGTCAGCCAGGCGGAGAACCTGAGGAACCGGCTCCAGCTCCTCCTCGCGGCAGAATCCGCCGGTGCCATGATCGCCGCCGAAATGCAGCATGCCGGTGTGCCGTGGCGGGAAGACCTGCACGAGCAGATCCTCGCCGGGCACCTTGGCCCACGCCCGGCCGTGGGCCAACGCCCGGCGAAACTTGAGGCGCTGAACCAGGAGCTGCGCGGACTCCTGAACTCGCCCACCCTCAACCCCGATTCCCCTCAGGACCTGATGCGGGCACTGCACCGCAATGGGATCGAGGTTAAGAGCACCCGCAAATGGGAGCTGCGGGAATCCAGCCATCCCGCCATCGAGCCGCTGCTGGCGTACAAGCAGTTGTCGCGCCTGCACACGGCCAACGGCTGGTCCTGGCTCGACGCCTGGGTAGCCGGTGGCAGGTTCCGGCCCGAATACGTGGTGGGCGGCGTAGTGTCCGGCCGCTGGGCCTCCCGCGGCGGCGGTGCGCTCCAGATTCCGCGCCAGATCCGCGGCGCTGTCCATGCCGATCCGGGCTACAAGCTGATCGTCGCGGATGCCTCACAGCTGGAACCGCGCGTCCTGGCGGCCCTGGCCCGGGACTCCTCCATGGCCGAGGCTGCCCGCGACCAGGACCTCTACGCGGGCATCGCCGCCAAGGGATTCGGCGGGGACCGGGCAAAGGCGAAGATGGCACTGCTGGGCGCGATGTACGGCGCAACCTCCGGCGAGGCCGGCCGCCTGATGCCGCAGCTGGCGAAGACGTATCCGCGGGCCGTGGACTTTGTGGAGCAGGCCGCGCGTGCGGGCGAGTCCGGCGGGACGGTGACCACAAGGCTGGGCCGGAGCAGCCCCCCGCCGTCCGAGCGGTGGTTCCAGAGCCAGCGCTCGGCCACCGCCGAGGAGCAGCGCCAGGCCGAGTCGATCGCCCGCTCCCGGGGACGCTTCACCCGCAACTTTGTTGTCCAGGGCTCCGCCGCGGACTGGGCGGCGTGCTGGCTGGCGGAATTACGACGCCGGCTGCGCACCCTCCGGAAGGACCGTCGCCTTAACGCTGAGCTTGTCTTCTTCCTGCATGACGAGGTGATGGTCCACGCCCCTGTGGAGGCGGTGGACGCGTGCATGGAGGCCATCGAGGACGCAGCCCGCGCCGCGAAGGAGCTGCTGTTCGGCCGCATCCCCGTTGAGTTCCCGGTCAGCGTTGCAGTGGTTGATTCCTACGACCATGCGAAATAG
- a CDS encoding DUF1508 domain-containing protein — translation MAGRFEIHRVGDESYRLRLTDAEGNTVAVSPNFKSISTLLEGVKAVRENAATAIVVDLRQQQACS, via the coding sequence ATGGCGGGCAGGTTTGAGATACATCGAGTAGGTGACGAGTCGTACCGGCTGCGGCTGACTGACGCGGAGGGCAACACCGTAGCCGTCTCACCGAACTTCAAGTCCATCAGCACACTGCTTGAGGGCGTCAAGGCGGTCCGGGAGAACGCCGCCACCGCCATCGTGGTGGACCTCCGCCAGCAGCAGGCCTGCAGCTAG
- a CDS encoding CoA pyrophosphatase → MSAREDLLKLVQRAESGADAAPDPLWAALTVDKSRARRAAVLMLFGALDDVPAASRKPLAPADLDVLLLERAHTLGSHPGQVAFPGGSIDARETPVQAALREAEEETGLDADGVEVLGSLQELGLAHSNFLVTPVLAWWRSPSPVRVVDYAESAQVFRIPVRDLLDPDNRVMATVHRAGRSFDSPAFTVNGVVVWGFTGIVLNGLFEQLGWAVPWDRSRLHPMGA, encoded by the coding sequence GTGAGCGCACGCGAGGACCTGCTCAAACTGGTGCAGAGGGCGGAATCCGGTGCCGATGCTGCGCCGGATCCCCTCTGGGCCGCCCTGACAGTGGACAAGTCACGGGCGCGGAGGGCGGCGGTCCTGATGCTCTTCGGGGCACTTGACGACGTCCCCGCCGCGTCCCGCAAGCCGCTGGCGCCGGCCGATCTGGACGTCCTCCTGCTGGAACGCGCCCATACCCTGGGGTCCCATCCCGGGCAGGTGGCGTTCCCCGGCGGCTCCATTGACGCCAGGGAAACGCCGGTCCAGGCGGCATTGCGCGAAGCCGAAGAGGAAACGGGGCTTGATGCGGACGGTGTGGAAGTCCTGGGATCGCTCCAGGAACTGGGCCTTGCCCACAGCAACTTCCTGGTGACCCCGGTCCTGGCCTGGTGGCGTTCGCCGTCGCCCGTCAGGGTGGTCGATTACGCAGAGTCAGCGCAGGTGTTCAGGATCCCCGTCCGGGACCTGCTGGATCCGGACAACCGCGTGATGGCAACAGTCCACCGCGCCGGGCGCAGCTTCGACAGCCCGGCTTTCACCGTGAACGGGGTGGTGGTCTGGGGGTTTACCGGGATCGTCCTGAACGGGCTTTTTGAACAGCTCGGCTGGGCTGTTCCGTGGGACCGGAGCAGGCTCCATCCCATGGGTGCCTAG
- the nth gene encoding endonuclease III, producing the protein MPVVSSESVLALKRRARRINRALAEKYPYAHAELDFRNPFELLVATVLSAQTTDVTVNQVTRVLFGRYPDARAMAEADPADLEAILKPTGFFRAKSRNVIALCTRLVDEYNGVVPGRLEDLVTLPGVGRKTANVVLGNGFGIPGISVDTHFARLANRFGWTQSDDPVQIEHDVAELFDRKDWTMLSHRVIFHGRRVCHARKPACGACPVATWCPSYGLGETDPAKAAKLLKYELAPGSEALLEQLLAETHRAAEIRMESQKRAP; encoded by the coding sequence ATGCCAGTGGTCTCTTCCGAGTCGGTGCTGGCGCTGAAGCGGCGGGCACGGCGGATTAACAGGGCGTTGGCCGAGAAGTACCCGTACGCCCACGCGGAGCTTGATTTCCGCAACCCGTTCGAACTGCTCGTGGCCACTGTCCTTTCCGCCCAGACCACGGACGTCACCGTCAACCAGGTCACGCGGGTGCTGTTCGGGCGCTACCCGGATGCGCGTGCCATGGCGGAGGCGGATCCTGCGGACCTTGAGGCGATCCTGAAGCCCACGGGGTTCTTCCGGGCCAAGTCCAGGAACGTCATTGCGCTCTGCACCCGCCTGGTGGACGAATACAACGGGGTGGTGCCGGGGCGGCTGGAGGACCTGGTCACCCTGCCTGGCGTGGGCCGAAAAACGGCAAACGTGGTGCTGGGGAACGGCTTCGGCATCCCCGGAATCTCGGTGGACACCCACTTCGCACGGCTTGCCAACCGCTTCGGCTGGACGCAGTCCGACGACCCCGTGCAGATCGAACACGATGTGGCCGAGCTGTTCGACCGGAAGGACTGGACCATGCTGTCCCACCGGGTGATCTTCCACGGTCGGCGGGTGTGCCACGCCCGGAAGCCGGCGTGCGGGGCCTGCCCTGTGGCCACGTGGTGCCCCAGCTACGGGCTGGGCGAGACGGATCCCGCGAAGGCGGCGAAGCTGCTGAAGTACGAGCTCGCTCCCGGCAGTGAGGCATTGCTGGAGCAGCTGTTGGCCGAGACCCACCGCGCCGCCGAAATCCGGATGGAATCCCAGAAGCGGGCACCGTGA
- the acs gene encoding acetate--CoA ligase codes for MSQDTSSAVATPAAAAGQQVPHGSEEQGDAFENLLHETRAFPPTPEFAANAVATAAEYDEAGADRPAFWAKKARELLTWSKDFDQALDWSNPPFAKWFVGGEVNAAYNALDRHVENGLGDRVAIYFEGEPGDTSTYTYAQLTEEVKKAANAFESLGVGKGDRVAVYLPMIPEAVITLLACARIGAVHSVVFGGFSADALRSRIDDAEAKLVVTADGTYRRGKPSALKPAVDEALAKDGHTVQNVVVVKRNGQDVDWHEGRDHWWADTVGAASNQHTAVGHDSEHPLFILYTSGTTGKPKGILHTTGGYLTQTAYTHKAVFDLHPETDVYWCTADVGWVTGHSYVAYAPLINGATQVMYEGTPDSPHQGRWWEIVEKYKVSILYTAPTAIRTFMKWGREIPDKYDLSSLRVLGSVGEPINPEAWMWYRKVIGGDKAPIVDTWWQTETGAQMIAPLPGVTATKPGSAQVPLPGIAVDVVDELGESVPNGHGGFLVIREPWPAMLRGIWGDPERFKDTYWSRFETMYFAGDGAKKDEDGDIWLLGRVDDVMNVSGHRLSTTEIESALVSHPAVAEAAVVGAADETTGQAVVAFVILRGDAVDSGDAIVQELRNHVGKEIGPIAKPKAILVVPELPKTRSGKIMRRLLKDVAEGRDPGDATTLSDPTIMQQIAASLRK; via the coding sequence ATGTCCCAGGACACTTCAAGCGCCGTTGCCACCCCTGCCGCAGCTGCAGGGCAGCAGGTGCCCCACGGGAGCGAAGAGCAGGGCGACGCCTTCGAAAACCTGCTGCATGAGACCCGCGCCTTTCCGCCTACGCCGGAGTTTGCCGCGAACGCCGTCGCGACCGCCGCGGAGTATGACGAGGCCGGCGCCGACCGTCCCGCCTTTTGGGCGAAGAAGGCGCGCGAGCTGCTGACCTGGAGCAAGGACTTTGACCAGGCGCTGGACTGGTCCAACCCGCCGTTCGCCAAGTGGTTTGTGGGCGGGGAGGTCAACGCCGCCTACAACGCGCTGGACCGGCACGTTGAGAACGGACTGGGCGACCGGGTGGCCATCTACTTCGAGGGCGAACCCGGAGACACCAGCACCTACACCTACGCGCAGCTCACCGAAGAGGTGAAAAAGGCAGCCAACGCCTTCGAGTCCCTCGGCGTGGGCAAGGGCGACCGGGTGGCCGTCTACCTGCCCATGATCCCCGAAGCCGTCATCACCCTGCTGGCCTGCGCGCGCATCGGCGCCGTGCACTCCGTGGTCTTCGGCGGCTTCTCCGCGGACGCCCTCCGCTCCCGCATCGACGACGCCGAGGCCAAGCTCGTGGTCACCGCGGACGGCACCTACCGCCGCGGCAAGCCCAGCGCGTTGAAGCCTGCGGTGGATGAGGCCCTCGCAAAGGACGGCCACACCGTCCAGAACGTGGTGGTGGTCAAGCGCAACGGCCAGGACGTGGACTGGCACGAGGGCCGGGACCACTGGTGGGCGGACACGGTGGGGGCCGCCTCCAACCAGCACACCGCCGTCGGGCATGACTCCGAGCACCCGCTGTTCATCCTGTACACCTCCGGCACCACCGGGAAGCCTAAGGGCATCCTCCACACCACCGGCGGGTACCTCACCCAGACGGCCTACACGCACAAGGCAGTCTTCGACCTGCACCCGGAGACGGACGTGTACTGGTGCACGGCCGACGTCGGCTGGGTCACAGGCCACTCCTACGTCGCCTACGCACCACTCATCAACGGTGCCACCCAGGTCATGTACGAGGGCACCCCTGATTCTCCGCACCAGGGTCGCTGGTGGGAGATCGTCGAGAAGTACAAGGTCTCCATTCTCTACACCGCCCCCACTGCGATCCGCACGTTCATGAAGTGGGGCCGGGAGATCCCGGACAAGTACGATCTCTCCTCCCTGCGCGTCCTCGGCTCCGTTGGGGAACCCATCAACCCCGAAGCCTGGATGTGGTACCGGAAGGTCATCGGTGGGGACAAGGCCCCCATTGTTGACACCTGGTGGCAGACCGAAACCGGCGCGCAGATGATTGCTCCCCTCCCCGGCGTTACTGCCACCAAACCGGGCTCCGCGCAGGTGCCGCTGCCCGGGATCGCAGTGGACGTCGTCGATGAACTGGGCGAATCCGTACCCAACGGCCACGGCGGCTTCCTGGTCATCCGCGAACCCTGGCCGGCCATGCTCCGCGGCATCTGGGGCGACCCGGAACGGTTCAAGGACACCTACTGGTCCCGCTTCGAGACGATGTACTTCGCCGGGGACGGCGCCAAGAAGGACGAGGACGGCGACATCTGGCTCCTGGGCCGCGTGGACGACGTCATGAACGTCTCCGGGCACCGGCTCTCCACCACGGAGATCGAGTCCGCACTGGTGTCCCACCCCGCCGTGGCTGAGGCCGCCGTCGTGGGCGCTGCGGACGAGACCACCGGCCAGGCCGTCGTCGCGTTCGTCATCCTCCGCGGCGACGCCGTTGACTCCGGCGACGCCATTGTCCAGGAACTCCGGAACCACGTGGGCAAGGAAATCGGGCCCATCGCCAAGCCGAAGGCCATCCTGGTGGTCCCGGAACTGCCCAAGACGCGCTCGGGGAAGATCATGCGCCGCCTGCTCAAGGACGTCGCCGAAGGCCGCGACCCGGGCGACGCCACCACCCTCTCGGACCCCACCATCATGCAGCAGATCGCGGCGTCCCTCAGGAAATAG
- a CDS encoding DeoR/GlpR family DNA-binding transcription regulator, with protein sequence MLAVARHQAILDALQRERVVRVSDLAQQLGVSLMTVRRDIEVLEEGGRLERIHGGAKIPGDTSTHEPGFDLKSTQLTAEKRAIAVEAATLVQEGMAVGLSAGTTTWALANELVNGPQITVVTNSVRIADLFHHAATAGSARYSSTVILIGGERTPSDALVGPIATAALKQLHLDVLFLGVHGMDADAGFTTPNLLEAETDRAFVAAARKTVVLADHTKWGLLGISSIASLDEVDEVISDPGLGPDAQRLIGEHTKLRVAPA encoded by the coding sequence ATGCTCGCCGTCGCCCGCCACCAGGCTATTTTGGACGCTCTCCAGCGGGAGCGGGTTGTCCGGGTGTCGGACCTTGCCCAGCAGCTGGGTGTGTCCCTGATGACGGTCCGCCGCGACATTGAGGTCCTGGAGGAGGGCGGCCGGCTGGAGCGGATCCACGGCGGCGCCAAAATTCCCGGCGACACCAGCACCCACGAGCCCGGATTCGACCTCAAGTCCACGCAGCTGACCGCGGAGAAGCGTGCCATTGCCGTGGAGGCGGCAACGCTGGTCCAGGAAGGCATGGCGGTGGGGCTCAGCGCGGGAACCACCACCTGGGCCCTGGCCAACGAACTGGTCAACGGACCACAGATCACGGTTGTCACCAACTCGGTACGCATTGCGGACCTGTTCCATCATGCGGCCACGGCAGGCTCCGCCCGGTACAGCTCCACCGTGATCCTGATAGGCGGCGAGCGCACGCCGTCGGACGCCCTGGTGGGCCCCATTGCCACCGCTGCGCTGAAGCAGCTGCACCTGGACGTACTGTTCCTGGGCGTGCACGGGATGGACGCCGACGCCGGCTTTACCACCCCCAACCTGCTGGAGGCCGAGACCGACCGGGCTTTCGTGGCGGCGGCACGCAAAACCGTGGTGCTGGCGGACCATACCAAGTGGGGGTTGCTGGGCATCAGTTCCATCGCCTCGCTGGACGAGGTGGACGAGGTCATCAGCGATCCGGGGTTGGGCCCCGACGCGCAGCGGCTGATCGGCGAGCACACAAAGCTTCGGGTGGCTCCCGCCTAG